A region from the Brachionichthys hirsutus isolate HB-005 unplaced genomic scaffold, CSIRO-AGI_Bhir_v1 contig_1478, whole genome shotgun sequence genome encodes:
- the LOC137915845 gene encoding gastrotropin-like — translation MAFHGKYLLESQENYEEFLEAIDLLHAKTDGKVLTNVEQNGNDFTWTQSIPGWTWTNTFTIGQDCELVTLKGLKFKAPVTMQDGKISIQFPQYMFTAEIINDNLVMNCTIPGEKGVTFKRTSKKT, via the exons ATGGCATTCCATGGGAAATATCTACTGGAGAGCCAAGAGAATTATGAGGAATTCCTCGAAGCAATTG ATCTCCTCCATGCCAAGACCGACGGCAAAGTGCTAACAAACGTGGAACAGAATGGAAATGACTTCACCTGGACGCAATCCATCCCTGGCTGGACCTGGACCAATACGTTCACCATTGGTCAGGATTGTGAACTGGTGACACTGAAGGGTTTAAAGTTCAAG GCTCCTGTCACTATGCAAGATGGCAAAATATCCATACAGTTTCCTCAGTATATGTTCACGGCAGAGATCATCAATGATAATCTGGTAATG AATTGTACAATTCCAGGAGAGAAAGGTGTGACTTTCAAGAGAACGAGCAAGAAGACATAA
- the LOC137915843 gene encoding alpha-1A adrenergic receptor-like, with protein MSLSTDDAAQLGENGSAELDYAQGNFTNSSGGHGEVRLTRAVPLGLVLGAFIVFAIAGNILVILSVVCNRHLRTPTHYFITNLAMADLLLSTTVLPFSATFEILDYWVFGRIFCDIWAAVDVLCCTASIMSLCVISIDRYIGVSHPLQYPGIVTEQRALLAMLGVWALSVVISIGPLFGWKQPPSPDDTECPITEEKFYALFSSLGSFYIPLVVILAMYCRVYIVAKRTTKNLEAGVMRERMNSSELTLRIHKGPHTHEEPGSSAAGKGRAHQARSSLTLKLLKFSREKKAAKTLGVVVGMFTLCWLPFFLALPIGSFNVNLRPPDTLFKVIFWLGYFNSCLNPIIYPCYNREFKLAFIRILRCQCHQRKRPGWRAYNYRSSNFSSSGHSRKSSADHNSGCLNGSQRTLPSSASPSPSYLTKGLPPCPEGETLHIWGSTTPTPSTPNLLPGSPTDCQQGVVREELRRGKPGEEKAGGVFYFSFGKNRDNTAISKDSIVPGDRV; from the exons ATGAGTCTGAGCACTGACGATGCCGCGCAGTTGGGGGAAAATGGTTCCGCGGAACTGGATTACGCGCAGGGGAACTTCACCAACAGCTCCGGGGGGCACGGCGAGGTGCGCCTCACCCGCGCAGTCCCGCTCGGCTTGGTGCTGGGGGCTTTCATCGTGTTCGCCATCGCGGGCAACATCCTCGTCATCCTTTCCGTGGTGTGCAACAGGCACCTGCGCACCCCGACGCACTACTTCATCACCAACCTGGCCATGGCCGACCTGCTGCTGAGCACCACGGTGCTGCCCTTCTCCGCCACCTTCGAGATCCTCGACTACTGGGTGTTCGGGAGGATCTTCTGCGACATCTGGGCGGCGGTGGACGTGCTGTGCTGCACCGCGTCCATCATGAGCCTGTGCGTAATCTCCATCGACCGCTACATCGGCGTGAGCCACCCGCTGCAGTATCCGGGCATCGTGACGGAGCAGCGCGCGCTGCTCGCCATGCTCGGGGTGTGGGCGCTGTCGGTGGTCATCTCCATCGGACCGCTGTTCGGCTGGAAGCAGCCGCCGTCGCCGGATGACACCGAGTGCCCCATCACGGAGGAGAAGTTTTACGCGCTCTTCTCCTCCCTCGGCTCCTTCTACATTCCGCTCGTCGTCATTTTGGCCATGTACTGCCGGGTGTACATCGTCGCTAAGCGGACCACGAAGAACCTGGAAGCTGGCGTGATGCGAGAGAGGATGAACTCCAGCGAGCTGACCCTCAGGATCCACAAGGGCCCCCACACGCACGAGGAGCCCGGCAGCTCCGCCGCGGGCAAGGGCCGCGCGCACCAAGCAAGGAGCTCGCTGACGCTGAAACTTCTGAAATTCTCCAGAGAGAAGAAAGCGGCAAAAACTCTGGGAGTCGTGGTCGGCATGTTTACGCTTTGTTGGCTGCCCTTCTTTCTCGCCTTGCCCATAG GGTCCTTTAATGTGAACTTGCGCCCACCCGATACCCTCTTCAAGGTCATCTTCTGGCTGGGCTATTTCAACAGCTGCCTGAACCCCATCATCTACCCCTGCTACAATCGTGAGTTCAAGCTGGCCTTCATTCGCATCCTGCGATGCCAATGTCACCAGCGTAAACGTCCCGGTTGGAGGGCGTACAATTACCGATCCTCTAATTTCAGCTCCTCTGGACACTCACGAAAAAGTTCGGCCGATCACAACTCCGGCTGCTTGAATGGCAGCCAGCGCACCCTGCCGTCCTCAGCCAGCCCGAGCCCCAGCTACCTAACCAAGGGTCTACCACCCTGCCCAGAAGGAGAAACACTACACATCTGGGGGTCTACCACTCCAACTCCCTCCACCCCCAACCTGCTGCCTGGCAGCCCCACAGACTGCCAGCAAGGAGTTGTGCGAGAGGAGTTAAGAAGAGGTAAGCCAGGTGAGGAGAAGGCTGGCGGTGTTTTCTATTTCTCCTTTGGGAAGAATCGAGATAACACAGCGATCAGCAAAGACAGCATCGTGCCTGGAGACAgggtgtga